In the Lepus europaeus isolate LE1 chromosome 18, mLepTim1.pri, whole genome shotgun sequence genome, one interval contains:
- the TSPAN10 gene encoding tetraspanin-10, with the protein MEEWERSPLLPQDAAGREPPLSVNSPPTSSHGGLASWEDRARVWGYSACAPGAQQPACRRGPPRPLPGPGSCLKCLAFFSNFLFALLALLALAVGLWGLAVKGSLGSDLGRPLPADPMLGLVMGALALSAVSLAGCLGALCESASLLRCFSWGVLALLLLEALGGALVVALWGPLQSGLQHTLRLAVAHYQDDPDLRFLLDQVQLGLRCCGAASYQDWQGNPYFNCSARGPWACSLPASCCVDPWEDGASVNDQCGSGALRLEEAAAQSVVHLRGCGAPLRQWLRGGVRALGGCLIAVVVVQGAELLLATQLVRALAVRKGEPAGPGRAGRVEPAPGAPGQLPDALQNQGCLSLQPSS; encoded by the exons Atggaggagtgggagaggagccccctgctgccccag GACGCTGCTGGCCGAGAGCCACCCCTCTCGGTGAACAGCCCGCCCACTTCGAGCCACGGGGGCCTGGCGTCCTGGGAGGACAGGGCCAGGGTCTGGGGCTACAGCGCCtgtgcccctggggcccagcagccGGCCTGCAGGAGAggcccaccccgccccctccccgggccggGCAGCTGCCTCAAGTGCCTGGCCTTCTTCTCCAACTTCCTGTTtgccctgctggccctgctggccctggccgTCGGGCTCTGGGGCCTGGCCGTCAAGGGGTCTCTGGGGAGTGACCTGGGGCGGCCCCTGCCGGCGGACCCCATGCTGGGGCTGGTGATGGGGGCGCTGGCGCTCAGTGCCGTGAGCCTGGCCGGCTGCCTGGGCGCCCTGTGTGAGAGCGCCTCTCTGCTGCGCTGCTTCTCCTGGGGGGTCCTCGCCCTCCTACTGCTCGAGGCCCTGGGGGGGGCCCTGGTGGTGGCGCTCTGGGGCCCCCTGCAGAGCGGCCTGCAGCACACCCTGCGCCTGGCCGTCGCTCACTACCAGGACGACCCCGACCTGCGCTTCCTCCTCGACCAAGTGCAGCTGGGGCTTCGGTGCTGCGGGGCGGCGTCCTACCAGGACTGGCAGGGGAACCC GTACTTCAACTGCAGCGCTCGCGGGCCGTGGGCCTGCAGCCTCCCGGCCTCCTGCTGCGTGGACCCCTGGGAAGACGGCGCCTCCGTCAACGACCAGTGCGGCTCCGGGGCGCTGCgcctggaggaggcggcggcTCAGAGCGTGGTGCACCTGCGGGGCTGCGGGGCCCCGCTCCGGCAATGGCTGCGTGGCGGCGTGCGGGCCTTGGGCGGCTGCCTGATCGCGGTTGTGGTGGTCCAGGGCGCGGAGCTCCTGCTGGCCACGCAGCTGGTTAGGGCCCTCGCTGTCCGCAAAGGGGAGCCGGCGGGCCCCGGGCGGGCGGGGAGGGTGGAGCCGGCCCCTGGAGCACCAGGCCAGTTACCAGACGCTCTGCAGAACCAGGGCTGCCTTTCCCTCCAGCCCAGCAGCTGA